From a single Cydia amplana chromosome 22, ilCydAmpl1.1, whole genome shotgun sequence genomic region:
- the LOC134658447 gene encoding trypsin-7-like — protein sequence MWTPIWLCMFSVIELCFYGSYAQNGSVCKPGDGNCTAKDSLNRGVLSSGCVAHYFRIYVTRRIPPRNYLYFHEVLQGVEDLRNFNPLTPPKFRIVGGKSIDIKDAPYQVLYGEYCGGTLIAPEWVLTAAHCREKETFVLVGSTFRSLAVRYNICAHFTHPLWTMNSKLHPHDWDFQLVLLEKPVPTTPMSRPIAIGRLTDVVPGALVAVSGWGHTQYKKSAMQDHLRRVYVPVIPDEICKILPNVNYHNITERMFCAGFLNGTKDSCQGDSGGPVIYNGKLIGLVSFGVGCALPDQPGVYSRIPYVRDWIREITGLPL from the exons ATGTGGACTCCGATATGGCTGTGTATGTTTTCCGTGATTGAATTGTGTTTTTACG GGTCCTACGCTCAAAATGGGTCTGTGTGTAAACCTGGAGACGGCAATTGTACGGCGAAAG ATAGCCTCAACCGTGGCGTATTGTCCTCCGGCTGCGTGGCGCACTACTTCCGTATATACGTGACGCGTAGAATACCTCCTCGTAACTACCTCTACTTCCACGAGGTTCTTCAGGGAGTGGAAGATTTGAGGAACTTTAACCCACTTACACCG CCTAAATTCAGGATCGTGGGAGGAAAATCTATTGACATAAAGGATGCTCCATACCAAGTGCTGTATGGGGAATACTGTGGTGGAACCCTGATTGCACCGGAGTGGGTTCTCACGGCAGCTcattgtag AGAAAAAGAAACCTTCGTCCTAGTCGGATCCACTTTCCGAAGCCTAGCCGTGCGCTACAACATCTGCGCTCACTTCACACACCCGCTCTGGACCATGAACAGTAAACTGCATCCTCATGATTGGGACTTCCAGTTGGTGCTGTTAGAGAAGCCTGTGCCTACTACGCCTATGTCAAGACCTATTGCTATAGGGAGGTTGACTGATGTGGTGCCTGGTGCCTTGGTGGCCGTCAGCGGGTGGGGACATACACAGTATAAG aaaagCGCAATGCAAGACCATTTACGTCGTGTCTACGTACCGGTTATACCTGACGAGATCTGCAAGATACTGCCAAATGTGAATTATCACAACATTACGGAGCGTATGTTCTGTGCAGGCTTCCTGAATGGCACTAAGGACTCATGTCAA GGTGATTCGGGTGGACCAGTCATATACAACGGAAAACTGATAGGCCTGGTCTCATTCGGAGTGGGCTGCGCGTTACCAGACCAGCCCGGAGTTTACAGCCGAATACCGTACGTCAGAGATTGGATCCGTGAGATCACGGGCCTACCGCTCTAA